Proteins encoded in a region of the Salmo trutta chromosome 34, fSalTru1.1, whole genome shotgun sequence genome:
- the sem1 gene encoding 26S proteasome complex subunit SEM1 codes for MSDKKQTVDLGLLEEDDEFEEFPAEDWTGLDEDEDAHVWEDNWDDDNVEDDFSNQLRAELEKHGYKMETSQ; via the exons ATGTCTGACAAGAAACAGACTGTAGATTTGGGATTATTAGAGGAGGACGATGAGTTTGAAGAATTCCCAGCCGAGG ATTGGACTGGGTTGGATGAGGATGAAGATGCGCACGTGTGGGAAGACAACTGGGACGATGACAATGTAGAGGACGACTTCTCTAATCAACTAAG AGCGGAGCTGGAGAAACATGGGTACAAGATGGAGACGTCTCAGTAG